The Streptomyces tendae genome has a window encoding:
- a CDS encoding glyceraldehyde-3-phosphate dehydrogenase: protein MTVNEDSFTNWKHREEIAESMIPIIGKLHRERDVTVLLHSRSLVNKSVVSILKTHRFARQIAGEELSVTETLPFLQALTTLDLGPSQIDIGLLAESYRVDDRGRSVAEFTAEAVAGATGADKIDRREPRDVVLYGFGRIGRLLARLLIEKAGSGNGLRLRAIVVRRGGEQDIVKRASLLRRDSVHGQFQGTITVDEANSTIVANGNTVKVIYANDPSEIDYTAYGIDNAILIDNTGKWRDREGLSQHLRPGVDKVVLTAPGKGDVPNIVHGVNHDTLKPDERILSCASCTTNAIVPPLKAMADEYGVLRGHVETVHSFTNDQNLLDNYHKSERRGRSAPLNMVITETGAASAVAKALPDLKAPITGSSIRVPVPDVSIAILNLQLARATNREEVLDHLRNVSLTSPLKRQIDFISAPDAVSSDFIGSRHASIVDAGALKVDGDNAILYLWYDNEFGYSCQVVRVVQYVSGVEYPTYPAPAV, encoded by the coding sequence GTGACTGTCAACGAAGACTCGTTCACCAACTGGAAGCACCGCGAGGAGATCGCGGAGTCGATGATCCCGATCATCGGGAAGCTGCACCGGGAGCGGGACGTCACCGTCCTGCTGCACAGCCGCTCCTTGGTGAACAAGTCAGTGGTCAGCATCCTCAAGACCCACCGCTTCGCCCGGCAGATCGCCGGCGAGGAGCTGTCCGTCACCGAGACGCTGCCGTTCCTCCAGGCACTCACCACGCTGGACCTCGGCCCGTCCCAGATCGACATCGGTCTGCTCGCCGAGTCCTACCGCGTCGACGACCGGGGCAGGTCCGTCGCCGAGTTCACCGCCGAGGCCGTCGCCGGCGCGACCGGTGCGGACAAGATCGACCGCCGTGAGCCGCGCGACGTCGTCCTCTACGGCTTCGGCCGCATCGGCCGTCTCCTCGCCCGTCTGCTCATCGAGAAGGCCGGCTCCGGCAACGGCCTGCGGCTGCGGGCGATCGTCGTGCGCCGGGGCGGCGAGCAGGACATCGTCAAGCGGGCCTCGCTGCTGCGCCGCGACTCCGTGCACGGCCAGTTCCAGGGCACCATCACCGTCGACGAGGCGAACAGCACGATCGTCGCCAACGGCAACACCGTCAAGGTGATCTACGCGAACGACCCGTCCGAGATCGACTACACGGCGTACGGCATCGACAACGCCATCCTGATCGACAACACCGGTAAGTGGCGTGACCGCGAGGGTCTTTCGCAGCACCTGCGCCCCGGCGTCGACAAGGTGGTGCTGACCGCGCCCGGCAAGGGCGACGTGCCCAACATCGTGCACGGGGTCAACCACGACACCCTCAAGCCGGACGAGCGGATCCTGTCCTGCGCGTCCTGCACCACCAACGCGATCGTGCCGCCGCTGAAGGCGATGGCGGATGAGTACGGCGTGCTGCGCGGCCACGTGGAGACGGTCCACTCGTTCACCAACGACCAGAACCTGCTGGACAATTACCACAAGTCCGAGCGCCGCGGCCGCTCCGCGCCGCTCAACATGGTGATCACCGAGACCGGTGCCGCGTCCGCCGTCGCCAAGGCGCTGCCCGACCTGAAGGCGCCGATCACCGGCAGCTCGATCCGCGTGCCGGTGCCGGACGTGTCGATCGCCATCCTCAACCTCCAGCTGGCCCGCGCGACGAACCGCGAGGAGGTCCTGGACCACCTGCGCAACGTCTCGCTGACCTCGCCGCTGAAGCGCCAGATCGACTTCATCAGCGCGCCGGACGCGGTCTCCAGCGACTTCATCGGCTCGCGGCACGCGTCGATCGTCGACGCCGGCGCGCTGAAGGTCGACGGCGACAACGCCATCCTCTACCTCTGGTACGACAACGAGTTCGGATACTCCTGCCAGGTCGTCCGCGTCGTCCAGTACGTCTCCGGGGTGGAGTACCCGACGTACCCGGCTCCGGCGGTGTGA
- a CDS encoding helix-turn-helix domain-containing protein: MDDMLSTPADGTRLRILGWLGEPGTAERGLTADDVAGRLGVTRPAAVTHLRLLTSLGLLRTTGHDGGPRYLRDEIRIAEVTQLFEKGW, from the coding sequence GTGGACGACATGCTGAGCACTCCCGCCGACGGGACACGACTGCGCATCCTCGGGTGGCTGGGCGAACCCGGCACCGCCGAACGCGGCCTGACCGCGGACGACGTCGCGGGCCGGCTGGGCGTGACCCGTCCCGCCGCCGTCACCCACCTCCGGCTGCTCACCTCGCTCGGCCTGCTCCGTACCACCGGCCACGACGGCGGCCCCCGGTACCTGCGCGACGAGATCCGCATCGCCGAGGTGACCCAGCTTTTCGAGAAGGGCTGGTAG
- a CDS encoding asparaginase, which translates to MLSSLPADAPPIREPLHAPVAHLIRGGVVEGVHYGSVVVLDGDGRVRFRLGDPEAAFYPRSALKPLQAVAMVREGLPLDGELLSLAAASHSGEERHLAGARRILARAGLAEDRLLNVPDLPFDPVVRDTWVRAGRAPSRLAQNCSGKHAAMLYTATLNGWSLDDYLDPAHPLQRAIAETVEDLTGRRVAAVTVDGCGAPLFAVSLEGLARAAARITTAAPGTPEARVADAMRAHAEMASGSGRDVAALMRSVPGLLAKDGFEGVQVAALPDGRAVAVKIADGAGRARIPVAAAALAQAGVDPALLADFTGETVLGGGRPVGGIRPVRALDGAGDPVCA; encoded by the coding sequence ATGCTCAGCAGCCTCCCGGCGGACGCACCCCCGATCCGCGAACCCCTCCACGCCCCCGTCGCCCACCTGATACGCGGCGGTGTGGTGGAAGGCGTCCACTACGGCTCCGTCGTCGTCCTCGACGGCGACGGCCGGGTCCGGTTCCGCCTCGGCGACCCCGAGGCCGCCTTCTACCCCCGCTCCGCGCTCAAGCCCCTGCAGGCGGTCGCCATGGTCCGCGAGGGGCTCCCGCTCGACGGCGAACTGCTGTCGCTGGCGGCGGCCAGCCACTCCGGCGAGGAGCGTCACCTCGCCGGCGCCCGGCGCATCCTCGCGCGCGCCGGGCTGGCCGAGGACCGTCTGCTCAACGTGCCCGACCTGCCCTTCGACCCGGTCGTCCGGGACACCTGGGTGCGCGCGGGCCGGGCCCCGTCCCGGCTCGCCCAGAACTGCTCCGGCAAGCACGCCGCGATGCTGTACACGGCGACGCTGAACGGCTGGTCCCTCGACGACTACCTCGACCCCGCGCACCCCCTGCAGCGGGCGATCGCCGAGACGGTCGAGGACCTCACCGGCCGGCGCGTCGCCGCGGTCACCGTCGACGGCTGCGGCGCCCCCCTGTTCGCGGTCTCCCTGGAGGGCCTGGCCCGCGCCGCCGCCCGCATCACCACGGCCGCGCCCGGCACCCCCGAGGCCCGGGTCGCCGACGCGATGCGCGCGCACGCCGAGATGGCGTCCGGCTCCGGCCGGGACGTGGCCGCGCTGATGCGGTCCGTGCCCGGGCTGCTCGCCAAGGACGGCTTCGAGGGCGTCCAGGTGGCCGCGCTGCCCGACGGCCGGGCGGTCGCCGTGAAAATCGCCGACGGCGCCGGACGCGCCCGCATCCCGGTGGCCGCGGCGGCCCTCGCCCAGGCGGGCGTGGACCCGGCTCTGCTCGCCGACTTCACGGGCGAGACGGTACTGGGCGGCGGCAGGCCGGTCGGCGGCATCCGCCCGGTCCGCGCACTGGACGGGGCGGGCGACCCGGTCTGCGCCTAG
- a CDS encoding cupin domain-containing protein: protein MSKQHPRIVDLSETEPNRRRGGDLRTLLTPATVGSTSGFMGLAVIKPGERIAEHYHPYSEEFVYVVNGALEVDLDGEPFALRAEQGLMIPIDMRHRFRNVGDEEARMVFHLGPLAPHPSLGHVDTEETESALSGPQLTVGGPEAGRPAEPSEAIK from the coding sequence ATGTCCAAGCAGCATCCACGCATCGTGGACCTGAGCGAGACGGAACCCAACCGCCGACGCGGGGGTGACCTCAGGACCCTGCTGACCCCGGCCACCGTGGGCTCCACGAGCGGCTTCATGGGGCTGGCCGTCATCAAGCCCGGCGAGCGCATCGCCGAGCACTACCACCCGTACTCCGAGGAGTTCGTGTACGTCGTCAACGGCGCGCTCGAAGTGGACCTGGACGGCGAGCCGTTCGCGCTCCGCGCCGAGCAGGGGCTGATGATCCCGATCGACATGCGGCACCGCTTCCGCAACGTCGGTGACGAGGAGGCCCGCATGGTGTTCCACCTGGGTCCCCTGGCACCCCACCCGAGCCTCGGGCACGTCGACACGGAGGAGACCGAAAGCGCGCTCTCCGGACCGCAGTTGACGGTGGGCGGACCGGAGGCGGGCCGCCCGGCCGAGCCGAGCGAGGCCATAAAATGA
- a CDS encoding MarR family winged helix-turn-helix transcriptional regulator, with amino-acid sequence MAGMADEARLEERWRDILAVHARTQGEIDRALHPYGLGASDFEVLHLLASSTPPPGEQCRVQNLVGRVHLSQSALSRLIARLEKNGLVERSTCPTDRRGVYVQLTARGRDLYAETLPVQRAALARALGD; translated from the coding sequence ATGGCAGGGATGGCCGACGAGGCGCGGCTCGAGGAACGGTGGCGGGACATCCTCGCGGTGCACGCCCGCACCCAGGGCGAGATCGACCGCGCCCTGCACCCCTACGGCCTGGGCGCCTCCGACTTCGAGGTACTCCACCTGCTCGCGTCCAGCACTCCCCCGCCCGGTGAGCAGTGCCGGGTGCAGAACCTGGTCGGCCGGGTCCACCTCAGCCAGAGCGCGCTGTCCCGGCTCATCGCCCGGCTGGAGAAGAACGGCCTGGTCGAGCGCAGCACCTGCCCGACGGACCGCCGCGGCGTCTACGTGCAGCTGACCGCGCGGGGCCGCGACCTGTACGCCGAGACGCTCCCGGTCCAGCGCGCCGCCCTGGCCCGCGCCCTCGGCGACTGA
- a CDS encoding beta-ketoacyl-[acyl-carrier-protein] synthase family protein, producing the protein MTRRVAVTGIGVVAPGGIGATAFWDLLAAGRTATRGITLFDPAGLRSRIAAECDFDPFEHGLDADLCQHADRYIQFAVVAAREAVRQSGLDTGAVDPWRTAVSLGSAVGGTTRLEHDYVLVSESGRRWDVDHTKADPKLHLAFAPSTLASTVAERFDARGPVQTVSTGCTSGLDAVGYAFHTISEGRADVCIAGASDSPISPITMACFDAIKATSPNNDDPEHASRPFDARRDGFVMGEGAAVLVLEEYEHARARGADILCEISGYATYGNAYHMTGLTSEGLEMARAIDSTLDQARIDPTRIDYVNAHGSGTRQNDRHETAAVKRSLGAHAYETPMSSIKSMVGHSLGAIGAIEVAACVLALRHQVVPPTANYETPDPECDLDYVPRTARPRKLEHVLSVGSGFGGFQSAVLLSGAGGRTR; encoded by the coding sequence ATGACCCGGCGGGTGGCCGTCACCGGAATCGGTGTGGTCGCTCCCGGCGGCATCGGGGCGACGGCGTTCTGGGACCTGCTGGCCGCCGGCCGCACCGCGACCCGCGGCATCACCCTGTTCGATCCGGCGGGCCTGCGCTCGCGCATCGCCGCCGAGTGCGACTTCGACCCGTTCGAGCACGGCCTGGACGCGGATCTCTGCCAGCACGCCGACCGCTACATCCAGTTCGCCGTGGTCGCGGCCCGGGAGGCGGTCCGGCAGTCCGGGCTGGACACCGGGGCCGTGGACCCGTGGCGCACCGCGGTGTCCCTGGGCAGCGCGGTCGGCGGCACCACCCGGCTGGAACACGACTACGTGCTGGTCAGCGAGAGCGGCCGGCGCTGGGACGTGGACCACACCAAGGCGGACCCGAAACTGCACCTGGCGTTCGCGCCGAGCACCCTCGCCTCCACCGTGGCCGAGCGGTTCGACGCCCGGGGCCCGGTGCAGACGGTCTCCACCGGCTGCACCTCCGGACTCGACGCCGTCGGCTACGCGTTCCACACCATCAGCGAGGGCCGGGCCGACGTCTGCATCGCCGGGGCGTCGGACTCGCCGATCTCACCGATCACGATGGCCTGCTTCGACGCCATCAAGGCGACGTCGCCCAACAACGACGACCCGGAGCACGCCTCACGGCCGTTCGACGCCCGGCGCGACGGGTTCGTGATGGGCGAGGGCGCGGCGGTGCTGGTGCTGGAGGAGTACGAGCACGCGCGGGCGCGCGGCGCGGACATCCTCTGCGAGATCAGCGGCTACGCCACCTACGGCAACGCCTACCACATGACCGGACTGACCAGTGAGGGCCTGGAAATGGCGCGGGCCATCGACAGCACCCTCGACCAGGCCCGTATCGATCCCACCCGGATCGACTACGTGAACGCGCACGGTTCCGGCACCCGGCAGAACGACCGGCACGAGACGGCCGCGGTGAAGCGGTCGCTGGGCGCGCACGCGTACGAGACGCCCATGAGCTCCATCAAGTCGATGGTGGGGCACTCACTCGGCGCCATCGGCGCCATCGAGGTGGCCGCCTGCGTGCTCGCGCTGCGACACCAGGTCGTGCCGCCGACGGCGAACTACGAGACCCCCGACCCGGAGTGCGACCTGGACTACGTGCCGCGCACCGCCCGCCCGCGGAAGCTGGAGCACGTGCTCTCCGTCGGCAGCGGGTTCGGCGGTTTCCAGTCCGCGGTGCTGCTGTCCGGGGCAGGCGGGAGGACACGATGA
- a CDS encoding fatty acid desaturase family protein: MTGIPSSVEGEKETGRQGIGRKSARETGSGRGSDFSELSRRMADAGLLRRRPLYYTVRFTAVGLTLAGSVAAFLVLGDSWSQLLVAAVLALVFGQLGLAAHDLAHRQVFSRRRPSEIGGLLVADVLLGMSYGWWMNKHTRHHANPNHEGKDPDVAPDIIVWSRGQARRAKGPARFIGKHQAALFFPLLTLEGLNLSFSSFKALRSPSMKRPVLEGMLLVAHFGVYFGGLFSVLSPGKALVFLVVHQGLFGLYLGSVFAPNHKGMPMIEEGTQLDFLRRQVLTSRNVDGGPLTDVFMGGLNYQIEHHLFPSMPTPALAEAQVITERYCAELGIPYCRTGLLASHRTALRHLRDVGEPLRTAGD, translated from the coding sequence CTGACCGGCATCCCCTCCTCGGTCGAAGGGGAAAAAGAAACAGGGCGACAGGGAATCGGGCGGAAAAGCGCGCGGGAAACAGGATCCGGAAGAGGGAGCGATTTCTCGGAGCTGTCACGACGTATGGCCGACGCGGGACTGCTCCGGCGCCGTCCGCTGTACTACACGGTCCGGTTCACGGCCGTGGGTCTGACGCTCGCCGGGAGCGTCGCCGCCTTCCTCGTCCTGGGCGACAGCTGGAGTCAGCTGCTCGTCGCCGCCGTGCTGGCCCTGGTGTTCGGGCAACTCGGACTGGCGGCACACGACCTGGCCCATCGCCAGGTGTTCTCCCGCCGGCGCCCCAGCGAGATCGGCGGGCTGCTGGTGGCCGACGTGCTCCTCGGCATGAGTTACGGCTGGTGGATGAACAAGCACACCCGTCACCACGCCAACCCGAACCACGAGGGCAAGGACCCGGACGTCGCGCCGGACATCATCGTGTGGTCACGGGGGCAGGCGCGCCGGGCCAAAGGGCCCGCCCGATTCATCGGGAAACATCAGGCGGCCCTCTTCTTCCCGCTGCTGACCCTTGAGGGGCTGAACTTGAGTTTCAGCAGTTTCAAGGCACTGCGCAGTCCGTCGATGAAACGGCCGGTGCTGGAGGGAATGCTGCTCGTCGCGCATTTCGGTGTGTATTTCGGCGGCCTTTTCTCGGTCCTCTCCCCCGGAAAGGCGCTGGTGTTCCTCGTCGTCCACCAGGGGCTGTTCGGCCTCTACCTCGGCTCGGTGTTCGCGCCGAACCACAAGGGCATGCCGATGATCGAGGAGGGGACCCAGCTGGACTTCCTGCGCCGCCAGGTGCTCACCTCCCGCAACGTCGACGGCGGTCCGCTGACCGACGTGTTCATGGGCGGCCTCAACTACCAGATCGAGCACCATCTCTTCCCCAGCATGCCGACGCCCGCCCTCGCCGAGGCGCAGGTCATCACCGAGCGGTACTGCGCCGAGCTGGGCATCCCGTACTGCCGCACGGGGCTGCTCGCCTCGCACCGCACCGCGCTGCGCCACCTGCGGGACGTCGGTGAGCCGCTGCGCACGGCGGGCGACTGA
- a CDS encoding FAD-dependent oxidoreductase: protein MNRSGTAGEAVHRTPVLIVGGSLVGLSTSLFLGRLGVPHTLVERHAGTSIHPRGRGNNVRTMELFRTAGVDGRIVEAASVLADNHGILQTPSLVGDAGEWLFREIDPGGGLARFSPAGWCLCSQNDLEPVLLRSARELGGDLRFSTEMMSFDQDADGVTALVKSRETGEHTTVRADYLVAADGPRSPVREALGIGHTGPGDLFHNVSVTFTSRDLAAVVGDRRFIVCYLTSPDGDGALLPVDNRERWVFHAPWHPEHGETIEEFTDERCVAHIRRAVGVPDLDVTITGRAAWHAAERVAERYADGRVFLAGDSAHEMSPTGAFGSNTGIQDAHNLAWKLAAVLGGWAGPGLLDTYDRERRPVAEATSARASSRSVEHSHPGYTPAAATTALTGRKGGILNVALGYRYPSGAVLGADPATPVVPDSVALTGEPGSRAPHLWLDRAGTRVSTLDLYERSLVLLTSPHSPWQAAAAEVAAGLPVPLDVYGIGEGADLAPEPGTDWAAAHGVTPDGAVLVRPDGFVAWRHEGPAADPARTLRETVTTLLSRA from the coding sequence ATGAACCGATCGGGTACGGCCGGCGAGGCGGTCCACCGCACGCCCGTCCTCATCGTGGGGGGCTCCCTGGTGGGTCTGTCCACGTCCCTGTTCCTGGGGCGGCTCGGTGTGCCGCACACGCTCGTCGAGCGTCATGCGGGCACGTCGATCCACCCGCGCGGGCGGGGCAACAACGTCCGCACGATGGAGCTGTTCCGCACGGCCGGCGTGGACGGCAGGATCGTCGAGGCCGCGTCGGTGCTGGCGGACAACCACGGCATCCTGCAGACACCGAGCCTGGTGGGGGACGCCGGCGAGTGGCTGTTCAGGGAGATCGACCCGGGCGGCGGACTCGCCCGCTTCAGCCCGGCCGGCTGGTGCCTGTGCAGCCAGAACGACCTGGAGCCGGTGCTGCTGCGCAGCGCCCGGGAACTGGGCGGCGATCTGCGCTTCAGCACCGAGATGATGTCCTTCGACCAGGATGCCGACGGGGTGACGGCCCTGGTCAAGAGCCGGGAGACCGGCGAGCACACCACGGTCAGGGCGGACTACCTGGTGGCCGCGGACGGTCCGCGCAGCCCCGTGCGCGAGGCGCTGGGCATCGGGCACACCGGTCCCGGCGACCTGTTCCACAACGTCAGCGTCACCTTCACCTCGCGCGACCTCGCCGCCGTCGTCGGCGACCGCCGGTTCATCGTCTGCTACCTCACCAGTCCGGACGGCGACGGGGCGCTGCTGCCGGTGGACAACCGCGAGCGCTGGGTCTTCCACGCGCCCTGGCACCCCGAACACGGCGAGACGATCGAAGAGTTCACCGACGAGCGGTGCGTCGCGCACATCCGGCGGGCCGTGGGCGTCCCCGACCTGGACGTGACGATCACCGGCCGGGCCGCCTGGCACGCCGCCGAGCGGGTCGCCGAACGGTACGCCGACGGACGGGTGTTCCTGGCCGGCGACTCGGCCCACGAGATGTCGCCCACCGGCGCCTTCGGCTCCAACACCGGGATCCAGGACGCCCACAACCTCGCCTGGAAGCTGGCGGCGGTGCTCGGCGGCTGGGCCGGACCCGGCCTGCTCGACACCTACGACCGCGAGCGCCGGCCCGTCGCCGAGGCGACCAGCGCCCGCGCCTCGTCCCGCTCGGTGGAGCACAGCCACCCCGGGTACACGCCCGCCGCGGCCACCACGGCGCTCACCGGCCGCAAGGGCGGCATCCTCAACGTGGCCCTCGGCTACCGCTATCCGAGCGGCGCGGTCCTGGGCGCCGACCCGGCGACGCCGGTGGTGCCCGACTCCGTCGCCCTGACCGGCGAGCCCGGCAGCCGCGCACCGCACCTGTGGCTGGACCGCGCCGGCACCCGCGTCTCCACGCTCGACCTCTACGAGCGCTCGCTGGTCCTGCTCACCTCGCCGCACAGCCCCTGGCAGGCCGCCGCGGCCGAGGTGGCGGCCGGGCTCCCGGTGCCGCTCGACGTGTACGGCATCGGTGAGGGCGCCGACCTGGCACCCGAGCCGGGCACCGACTGGGCGGCCGCCCACGGCGTCACGCCGGACGGCGCGGTGCTGGTCCGGCCCGACGGCTTCGTCGCCTGGCGCCACGAGGGTCCGGCCGCCGACCCGGCCCGGACCCTGCGGGAGACGGTCACCACCCTGCTGTCCCGCGCCTGA
- a CDS encoding SseB family protein, with protein METPAHENNAPTPAQRALDTLSENTEDTAALDALANSDVLIPVPDDAGDQEAADPGAVALPVLEQPGGTQVVPVFTSELEMAGLLPFVSRYRLVPLGALAAQWPADDLSLTIDGSSDHRLTLTSEGVRTLLARP; from the coding sequence ATGGAGACACCCGCGCACGAGAACAACGCCCCCACGCCCGCGCAGCGGGCCCTGGACACGCTGTCCGAGAACACGGAGGACACCGCCGCGCTGGACGCCCTGGCGAACAGTGACGTGCTGATCCCCGTCCCCGACGACGCGGGCGACCAGGAGGCCGCCGACCCCGGAGCGGTCGCGCTGCCGGTGCTGGAGCAGCCGGGCGGCACTCAGGTGGTGCCCGTGTTCACCTCCGAGCTGGAAATGGCCGGACTGCTCCCGTTCGTGTCCCGCTACCGCCTGGTCCCGCTCGGCGCCCTCGCCGCGCAGTGGCCGGCGGACGACCTCTCCCTCACCATCGACGGCAGCTCCGACCACCGTCTGACCCTCACATCGGAAGGGGTGCGTACGCTGCTCGCCCGCCCGTAG
- a CDS encoding SchA/CurD-like domain-containing protein, whose product MTMSGRISQSAFDGSRLRVILLLDLYEGAQEQFLEAYEHMRSKVASVPGHISDQLCQSIENPSQWLITSEWESAPPFLAWVNSEEHVETVRPMHSCVRDTRSMRYSVVRETMPERPLGSESARAGLQSSVRVGDGVARHALTFTVKPGSESKVAELLAGYESPKAQVDDTTRLRRTSLFMHGNRVVRAVEVEGDLLAALRHVARQPEVRAVEEAINPYLEQDRDLTDPESARLFFTRAALPAVHHVTSGRPEPAGLRRHALYYPAVQGRGMELARFLARQDETAAGDPDSPVFASTVFQRDDIVVRLVDVTGDLDLDPLAALGITGPGKAAELERLLDGAAIGVEGSLDQERTLNRLLSHADMLPVTDRSATAS is encoded by the coding sequence ATGACCATGTCGGGACGCATATCGCAGTCGGCCTTCGACGGCTCCAGGCTGCGGGTGATCCTGCTGCTCGACCTGTACGAGGGGGCGCAGGAGCAGTTCCTCGAGGCGTACGAGCACATGCGCAGCAAGGTCGCGTCCGTGCCCGGTCACATCAGCGACCAGCTGTGCCAGTCGATCGAGAACCCCTCGCAGTGGCTGATCACCAGCGAGTGGGAGAGCGCCCCCCCGTTCCTCGCGTGGGTGAACAGCGAGGAGCACGTGGAGACGGTCCGGCCGATGCACAGCTGTGTGCGGGACACCCGGTCGATGCGCTACAGCGTCGTGCGCGAGACCATGCCCGAGCGCCCCCTGGGCTCCGAGTCCGCCAGGGCGGGCCTGCAGTCGTCCGTGCGGGTGGGCGACGGTGTGGCGCGCCACGCCCTCACCTTCACCGTCAAGCCGGGCTCCGAGTCCAAGGTCGCGGAGCTGCTGGCCGGCTACGAGTCGCCCAAGGCCCAGGTCGACGACACCACGCGGCTGCGCCGCACCTCGCTGTTCATGCACGGCAACCGGGTCGTGCGGGCCGTCGAGGTGGAGGGCGACCTGCTCGCCGCGCTGCGCCACGTGGCGCGCCAGCCGGAGGTGCGGGCGGTCGAGGAGGCCATCAACCCCTATCTGGAGCAGGACCGGGACCTGACCGACCCCGAGTCCGCGCGGCTGTTCTTCACCCGGGCCGCGCTGCCCGCCGTGCACCACGTGACGTCCGGCCGGCCGGAGCCCGCCGGGCTGCGGCGGCACGCGCTGTACTACCCGGCCGTCCAGGGCCGGGGCATGGAGCTGGCCCGCTTCCTCGCCCGGCAGGACGAGACCGCGGCCGGCGACCCGGACAGCCCGGTGTTCGCGAGCACCGTGTTCCAGCGGGACGACATCGTCGTCCGTCTCGTCGATGTCACCGGCGACCTCGACCTGGACCCGCTCGCCGCACTCGGCATCACGGGCCCGGGCAAGGCGGCGGAGCTGGAGCGTCTCCTGGACGGCGCCGCGATCGGCGTCGAGGGCTCCCTGGACCAGGAGCGCACCCTCAACCGGCTGCTGTCGCACGCCGACATGCTGCCCGTCACCGACCGCAGCGCGACGGCTTCCTGA
- a CDS encoding FadR/GntR family transcriptional regulator, with amino-acid sequence MNLSDSQTGGAAPRRVSAMEAVLAHLRDAIERGEYAIGEKLPSEAELCRGLEVSRPVLREALRALQTMGLTVSRTGKGTFVVADAVQDATFGDYTAGDLMEVRRHVEIPVAGYAALRRTPEDVDRLRNLLERMERETDTTAWVALDTLFHLAVAEAAHNPVFRRVLEEIRDALARQSAFLNELGGRRAQSDREHRAIAEALTDGSEPDAVRAMTHHLDRVETTLTDLVRSARTPGPRTTPAPVHHDNTQAV; translated from the coding sequence GTGAACCTGTCAGACAGCCAGACAGGTGGTGCGGCACCCCGGCGCGTCAGCGCGATGGAGGCGGTGCTCGCCCACCTCCGCGACGCCATCGAGCGCGGCGAGTACGCGATCGGCGAGAAGCTCCCCTCCGAGGCGGAGCTGTGCCGTGGCCTCGAGGTCTCCCGCCCGGTGCTGCGGGAGGCGCTGCGGGCCCTGCAGACCATGGGCCTGACCGTGTCCCGCACCGGCAAGGGCACCTTCGTGGTGGCCGACGCGGTCCAGGACGCCACCTTCGGCGACTACACGGCCGGGGACCTCATGGAGGTGCGCCGGCACGTCGAGATCCCGGTCGCCGGGTACGCGGCCCTGCGCCGCACCCCCGAGGACGTCGACCGGCTGCGGAACCTGCTGGAGCGGATGGAGCGGGAGACCGACACCACCGCCTGGGTGGCCCTGGACACCCTTTTCCACCTCGCCGTGGCCGAGGCCGCCCACAACCCGGTGTTCCGGCGGGTCCTCGAGGAGATCCGGGACGCGCTGGCCCGCCAGTCCGCCTTCCTCAACGAGCTCGGCGGACGCCGCGCACAGTCCGACCGCGAGCACCGGGCGATCGCCGAGGCGCTCACCGACGGCTCCGAGCCGGACGCCGTCCGGGCCATGACCCACCACCTCGACCGTGTCGAGACGACCCTGACCGACCTCGTGCGCTCCGCGCGCACGCCGGGCCCGCGCACCACCCCCGCGCCGGTCCACCACGACAACACGCAGGCAGTGTGA